The following proteins are encoded in a genomic region of Streptococcus gwangjuense:
- a CDS encoding ISLre2 family transposase: MLDERLFKENLLESSGKDFLNWIKSYDDSQVPIMKRRGYTCIHSMERTVAFTFGEFTFRRRRWKKGDNWIIPVDDKLGLERNTRYSREFMYQIAKLSTMMSYGKVIQVIEMTYNIVITKPTVVKAVKLCADLLKKQESYQSYQESNEIKEKVDVIYVEGDGVMVKSSDKNLNNRRIDLSHFVVHTGSKKIGSKRFELQNKKEFISPKNRLVREQVIDYLTNTFEISKETIFVTNSDGGHGYTPYVFKEMAKILRVSRHEHFWDEYHLNHSLKSFFNSYPSELLEKAFQAIQRHDKSLLRSVLDTTEALIENQEEIEQFYKFKRRLLQNFQYTKPAELRGLSHSGIGIMESQHRKITYRMKRGGKYWTEKGAEAMSKMILLADKDELRELLLGSWIVDYDQIQEQRGLSGGEVRRLESKKTSQYMPTGKITWKKFKP, encoded by the coding sequence GTGCTAGATGAACGTTTATTCAAGGAGAATTTATTAGAGAGTAGCGGTAAAGATTTTTTAAATTGGATAAAATCTTATGATGATTCACAAGTGCCTATCATGAAGCGAAGAGGTTATACCTGTATTCATTCAATGGAGCGAACAGTAGCTTTTACATTTGGGGAATTTACTTTTAGGAGAAGGCGTTGGAAAAAAGGAGATAACTGGATAATTCCTGTTGATGATAAATTGGGTTTAGAGAGAAATACTAGATATTCCAGAGAATTTATGTACCAAATAGCTAAATTATCTACTATGATGTCTTATGGAAAAGTGATACAAGTGATTGAAATGACTTATAATATTGTAATTACAAAACCTACAGTCGTTAAGGCAGTTAAACTATGCGCTGATTTGTTGAAGAAACAGGAAAGTTACCAGTCTTATCAAGAATCAAACGAAATAAAAGAGAAAGTAGATGTCATCTACGTAGAGGGAGATGGTGTAATGGTAAAATCAAGTGATAAAAATCTAAATAATCGCCGTATAGATCTTTCTCATTTTGTCGTACATACAGGAAGCAAAAAGATAGGGAGTAAGAGATTTGAACTGCAAAACAAAAAGGAATTTATTTCACCCAAAAATCGTTTAGTGAGAGAGCAGGTAATAGACTATTTAACTAATACTTTCGAGATTAGTAAAGAAACTATTTTTGTCACTAATTCAGATGGAGGGCATGGCTATACACCGTATGTCTTTAAAGAAATGGCAAAGATACTCAGAGTAAGTCGCCATGAGCATTTTTGGGACGAATATCATCTTAATCATAGTTTAAAGAGCTTTTTCAATTCTTATCCATCAGAGCTTTTAGAAAAAGCATTTCAAGCGATTCAAAGGCATGATAAAAGTTTATTACGTAGTGTTTTAGATACGACAGAGGCTTTAATAGAGAATCAGGAAGAGATAGAACAGTTCTATAAATTTAAACGGCGCCTTCTTCAAAATTTTCAATATACCAAGCCTGCAGAATTGAGAGGCCTTTCGCATTCTGGAATAGGTATAATGGAAAGTCAGCATCGTAAAATTACTTACCGTATGAAGAGAGGTGGAAAATATTGGACAGAAAAAGGAGCAGAAGCAATGAGTAAAATGATACTCTTGGCTGATAAAGACGAACTTCGGGAATTATTATTGGGGTCTTGGATTGTTGACTATGATCAAATTCAAGAGCAAAGAGGGCTATCTGGTGGGGAGGTTAGACGCTTAGAGTCCAAAAAAACAAGTCAATATATGCCAACTGGGAAAATTACCTGGAAGAAATTTAAACCCTGA
- the rpsD gene encoding 30S ribosomal protein S4, giving the protein MSRYTGPSWKQARRLGLSLTGTGKELARRNYVPGQHGPNNRSKLSEYGLQLAEKQKLRFTYGVGEKQFRNLFVQATKIKGGILGFNFMLLLERRLDNVVYRLGLATTRRQARQFVNHGHILVDGKRVDIPSYRVTPGQVISVREKSLKVPAILEAVEATLGRPAFVSFDAEKLEGSLTRLPERDEINPEINEALVVEFYNKML; this is encoded by the coding sequence ATGTCACGTTATACAGGACCATCTTGGAAACAAGCTCGTCGCCTTGGCCTTTCACTTACAGGTACAGGTAAAGAATTGGCACGTCGTAACTACGTACCAGGACAACACGGACCAAACAACCGTTCTAAATTGTCAGAATACGGTTTGCAATTGGCTGAAAAACAAAAACTTCGTTTCACTTACGGTGTAGGTGAAAAACAATTCCGTAACTTGTTCGTACAAGCTACAAAAATCAAAGGCGGAATCCTAGGTTTCAACTTCATGCTTCTTTTGGAACGCCGTTTGGATAACGTTGTTTACCGTCTTGGTCTTGCGACTACTCGTCGTCAAGCTCGTCAATTCGTAAACCACGGTCACATCCTTGTTGACGGAAAACGCGTTGATATCCCATCATACCGCGTAACTCCAGGTCAAGTGATCTCAGTTCGTGAGAAATCATTGAAAGTTCCAGCAATCCTTGAAGCAGTAGAAGCTACCCTTGGACGTCCAGCATTCGTATCATTCGACGCTGAAAAATTGGAAGGTTCATTGACTCGCTTACCAGAACGCGACGAAATCAACCCAGAAATCAACGAAGCACTTGTCGTTGAATTCTACAACAAAATGCTTTAA
- a CDS encoding pLS20_p028 family conjugation system transmembrane protein: MKYSTFSDLIGSFSTHNDLHDKIPITDERSAPLVEFYKYWSNYLEPTPAYLAFLSSLWGSLAKGLYFITASLEHVFNNLFKLFGLFGYLGDQKTVIGQFFYWFQVIGTSLFALILVVSAVTGVFTKPVKYKNVILNFLMVTLVSSALPLALTTISTAISEDVQSVQKVESASGDNSKYFSSLAIQPMKNNVVDLKVLIDKDFSTELFPMDDYGFIKPIQEGSTPLNNITDSPDKRDTSDFASRIDFSATFGATDTVLLDALEAKQKGLKGLFLHQLNATQNGILAVDEHRIVKGLNAFEPVYMRYKVNWIGMFAQYFILIILLTSMAIKLVKSIFDILIEALISPLVGYTSLSNSKKYKELLRTIGGAGAGIFFEVIIMRVTLEIFRDLPVLSVSAVAKLSGGFFEGLNSWEQMIAACVVYVGVFFASMQGVAMIERWLGVSTGHSETAQQLLGAMMMGNAFAAGAGGVFNGGMALGQFGMDMAQKAPDALSKGSQILGNSLARTGGGIQGAWNSVKDQGLMNAAKGGVSNMVDLAEWKTFEAMQNTKGAVGNVLDKLDDKAVSAQNATYNALKNDAVPGIGQPGPIDIPEPPIDPGTTDAPIVDPTSSAEGMESPIQDPNPPAEAPVSESTQPSAQPDPSQQKFQQSMNQMNYMNQQMQQAGQRMQGGRHITGAESEEDDN; this comes from the coding sequence ATGAAGTATAGTACTTTTTCAGATTTGATAGGAAGTTTCTCAACACATAATGATTTACATGATAAGATTCCAATAACAGATGAACGTTCGGCTCCTTTAGTTGAATTTTATAAGTATTGGAGCAATTACCTGGAACCAACACCAGCTTATTTAGCGTTTTTATCTAGTTTATGGGGTTCTTTGGCTAAAGGCCTGTATTTTATAACTGCTAGTCTAGAACATGTTTTTAACAATTTATTTAAGCTTTTTGGACTTTTCGGATATCTGGGGGATCAGAAGACAGTCATTGGTCAATTTTTTTACTGGTTTCAGGTAATTGGAACTTCTCTGTTTGCCTTAATACTCGTTGTATCAGCTGTTACAGGAGTTTTTACAAAACCAGTTAAATATAAAAATGTAATCTTAAATTTTTTGATGGTGACCCTAGTATCTTCAGCTTTACCGTTGGCTTTAACGACAATATCTACGGCCATTTCTGAAGATGTGCAGAGTGTTCAGAAAGTAGAGAGTGCCTCAGGAGACAATTCAAAGTATTTCTCTTCTCTAGCTATTCAACCTATGAAAAATAATGTTGTAGATTTGAAAGTTTTAATTGATAAGGATTTTTCAACAGAACTTTTCCCAATGGATGACTATGGCTTTATTAAACCTATTCAGGAAGGTTCGACTCCTCTTAATAATATTACAGATAGTCCAGATAAACGTGATACCTCTGATTTTGCTTCACGAATTGATTTTAGTGCCACATTTGGAGCGACTGATACAGTTCTATTAGATGCTCTTGAGGCAAAACAAAAGGGATTAAAAGGACTCTTTCTTCATCAATTAAATGCAACTCAAAATGGCATTCTAGCTGTTGATGAACATCGCATTGTAAAGGGGTTAAATGCTTTTGAACCAGTATATATGCGTTATAAAGTCAATTGGATTGGGATGTTTGCTCAGTATTTTATTTTGATTATTCTTTTAACGAGTATGGCCATTAAACTCGTAAAATCTATTTTTGATATTCTTATTGAAGCACTTATTTCACCTCTAGTCGGTTATACTTCACTTTCTAACTCTAAAAAATATAAGGAATTATTAAGAACAATTGGCGGTGCTGGAGCAGGTATCTTTTTTGAGGTGATCATTATGCGTGTAACGCTTGAGATTTTCCGAGATTTACCAGTTCTATCTGTCTCAGCTGTAGCGAAGCTTTCTGGAGGGTTCTTTGAAGGCCTTAATAGTTGGGAACAAATGATAGCAGCCTGTGTAGTTTATGTTGGAGTATTCTTTGCATCCATGCAAGGAGTGGCCATGATTGAGCGTTGGCTTGGAGTTTCGACAGGTCACAGTGAAACAGCTCAACAATTGCTTGGGGCTATGATGATGGGCAATGCCTTTGCGGCTGGAGCAGGTGGTGTCTTTAATGGGGGTATGGCACTTGGTCAATTTGGTATGGATATGGCACAAAAAGCTCCAGATGCCTTATCTAAAGGAAGCCAGATCCTAGGGAATAGCCTTGCCAGAACTGGAGGTGGTATTCAAGGTGCTTGGAACTCTGTAAAAGACCAGGGCTTGATGAATGCGGCCAAAGGTGGTGTAAGCAATATGGTTGATTTGGCAGAATGGAAAACTTTTGAAGCCATGCAAAATACGAAAGGGGCAGTAGGCAACGTTTTAGATAAGCTGGATGATAAGGCTGTCTCTGCTCAAAATGCGACCTATAACGCTCTGAAAAATGATGCTGTTCCTGGAATTGGTCAGCCTGGCCCAATTGATATTCCTGAACCTCCAATCGATCCAGGAACAACGGATGCACCTATTGTCGATCCAACTTCTTCAGCTGAAGGAATGGAGTCCCCAATTCAAGATCCAAATCCACCTGCAGAGGCACCAGTTTCAGAATCGACACAACCATCAGCACAGCCTGATCCTTCTCAACAAAAATTTCAACAGAGCATGAATCAAATGAATTACATGAACCAACAAATGCAACAAGCAGGACAGCGTATGCAGGGAGGACGTCATATCACTGGCGCTGAGAGTGAAGAAGATGATAATTAA